The following proteins are co-located in the Triticum aestivum cultivar Chinese Spring chromosome 1A, IWGSC CS RefSeq v2.1, whole genome shotgun sequence genome:
- the LOC123070920 gene encoding uncharacterized protein produces MLAAAQEEEEAEKEKAREVEEKARKAAENRRRRLAHQQVKASILEHDPKTKRKVYTRYSFNDFSVFDINAESPIPPMRYTKRCVNGLELQDTANILTVKIVSSDKGFPIDVYGTIIARDNIDHKCMYLFNRTRDNCQPIKSRDENLILTGPVRGLVLLDFIYLEIDLKIKVGEEPLGEQISKGLLMIDGRVLPRDEKVAVAHQTLESWFSIVDVRYATLLNAVEGTFEIKLLEGRFCGKIMAGIEGIQPRIVIYNSKEDGVVSCEGRTDITLRRRVMTLRLNGMLTVGFAVCGGCGAATRKQKVEFTPQHRGEEKNEISCGTAKLQVKVFWSLMDYRP; encoded by the exons ATGCTGgccgcggcgcaggaggaggaggaggcggagaaggAGAAGGCGCGGGAGGTAGAGGAGAAGGCGCGGAAGGCGGCGGAGAACCGGCGGCGACGCCTAGCGCACCAGCAGGTCAAGGCATCCATCCTGGAGCACGACCCCAAGACGAAGCGCAAGGTCTACACCCGCTACTCCTTCAACGACTTCTCGGTCTTCGACATCAACGCCGAGT CGCCTATCCCTCCAATGCGATACACCAAGAGGTGTGTAAATGGTTTGGAACTCCAAGACACTGCAAACATACTTACTGTCAAGATAGTCTCCTCGGATAAAGGCTTCCCAATCGATGTGTATGGCACTATCATCGCTAGAGACAACATCGACCACAAGTGCATGTACCTCTTTAACCGCACCAGGGACAATTGCCAACCTATCAAGTCAAGG GATGAAAATTTGATCTTAACTGGCCCAGTTCGAGGTCTGGTATTACTTGATTTCATATATCTGGAGATAGATCTTAAAATCAAGGTTGGCGAGGAGCCTCTCGGCGAGCAAATCAGCAAGGGTTTGCTTATGATTGATGGACGAGTTCTGCCTAGAGACGAAAAGGTTGCTGTTGCACATCAAACTCTTGAGAGCTGGTTTAGTATTGTGGACGTGAGGTATGCAACTCTTCTTAATGCTGTTGAGGGTACGTTCGAGATCAAGTTACTTGAGGGACGATTCTGTGGAAAGATCATGGCTGGCATCGAGGGCATTCAACCTAGGATTGTGATTTATAATAGCAAGGAAGACGGTGTGGTGTCTTGTGAAGGACGTACAGATATCACACTCCGGCGGCGAGTCATGACCCTCCGTCTGAATGGTATGCTCACAGTTGGCTTTGCAGTCTGTGGTGGTTGTGGTGCTGCTACTAGAAAACAGAAAGTTGAATTCACACCACAGCACCGTGGTGAAGAGAAAAATGAGATTTCTTGTGGTACTGCCAAGCTTCAAGTGAAGGTCTTCTGGTCCTTGATGGACTATAGGCCGTAA